A genomic window from Thiomicrorhabdus sp. includes:
- a CDS encoding GtrA family protein gives MKVVSLASKYTLFALIATAVNLLVQWPFFIWSDSWLTLYIALFFGTLAGLVAKYILDKRWIFYHQSETHRDNLAKFGLYSLMGVFTTLIFWGFEMGFYYWVEYPNAQYLGGALGLAIGYVAKYLLDRRFVFKAEG, from the coding sequence GTGAAAGTGGTTTCTTTAGCTTCGAAATATACCTTGTTTGCCTTGATTGCCACAGCGGTGAATCTGCTGGTTCAATGGCCGTTTTTTATCTGGTCGGATTCCTGGCTGACTCTTTATATCGCGTTGTTTTTCGGAACTCTGGCCGGACTGGTCGCGAAATATATTCTAGACAAACGCTGGATTTTTTACCATCAGAGTGAGACGCATCGGGATAACCTGGCTAAGTTTGGCTTGTACAGTTTAATGGGCGTTTTTACCACGCTTATTTTCTGGGGATTTGAAATGGGCTTCTATTATTGGGTGGAATATCCGAATGCGCAATACCTTGGAGGGGCTTTGGGATTAGCAATCGGCTATGTTGCCAAATATTTGCTGGATCGGCGTTTTGTGTTTAAGGCGGAAGGATGA